The DNA segment TCCTGACCCACCGCTGCACGCAACTCGTCCGGCCGGCTCTCGCTGGTGTCGATTGCGTTAACAGCAGCTGCTTTGTTGAGTTTGGGCCGAAGGAGCCTCTTCAACTCGTCGTAGGCATCACGCACGGCAACTGCTGCCGTGTCCTTGGCACCGACGCCGGCACCAGCCGCGAGAGCAGCGATGATCAATTCAACGTTGGTCACATTCAGCCTCCGCTGGTCGGTGACGCACCACGTTCTACCAATCACTCGGTCGAACGGAGATCAGAGTAACAACGTATATCCAGGAGCCCGCAACATCCACCGAAGCCACAGCCGGACACATCTCGACCAGGCAGGCAGATCGTGACTCGTACATCGGTCAGTGACGGATGACGGCACAGGTCGCGGCGAACCTAGAGCCGCCATTTCTGCCCTTGACCGCTGGACTGTGCACCCGTAGAAAGAACACAGGGAGCCGACCGTAAGTGGCCAGCTCCCTATTCCGCTATCAGGCGTTGACCTCGTCGCGCCAGGCGATCCACTCCCGCAGGCGCGACAGGTCGGTGCTGTTGCTGCCGACCGTGAACAGCGACGCCCCCAGCTCCCGGAACTTCGGCCCGGTCGCGGACGGGTCGTCGGCGCCACCGACCTCGACCGACACCTCGATCTCGGCGGGGTCGCGCCCGACCGCCGCGCAGTGTTCGCGCAGGATGCCGAGCTTGCGCGGCAACGTCTCGGCGTCGGCGAAGCTGTGCCAGATGTCGGCGTGCTTGGCGACCAGCCGCAACGTCTTCTTCTCACCGCCGCCGCCGATCAGCACCGGGATGTCGCGGGTAGGCGGCGGATTCAGCTTGCCCCACCGCGACTCGATGCGAGGGAGAGCGGTAGCGAGATCGTCGAGACGACCGCCGGCGGTGCCGAACTCATACCCGTATTCGGTGTAGTCCCGCTCGAACCACCCCGACCCGATGCCGAGGATCAGCCGACCGTCACTGATGTGATCGACGGTGCGGGCCATGTCGGCGAGCAGCTCCGGGTTGCGGTAGCTGTTGCAGGTGACGAGGGCACCGATCTCCACCCGGGAGGTGGACTCCGCCCAGGCGGCGAGCATGGTCCAGCACTCGAAGTGCAGCCCGTCGGGCTCGCCGTAGAGCGGGAAGAAATGATCCCAGTTGAAGAGAACGTCGGCGCCGAGTTCCTCGGCCTCCGACGCGACGCGGCGGATGGTGGCGTAGTCCATGTGCTGCGGCTGCAACTGCAGCCCGATTCGAACCGGCCTATCGATCATGTTCCGAGCCTACGTGCAGGTGCCGTCCAGCTCCTGCCCGATCGACTCGAAGTCGCCGGCCAGGTACGCCTTGGGGTCCTCGGCCGCAGCGCCGCGATCCAGCGACGCGGCGATCGCCTCGATCTTCTCCTTCTGGGCGGCGTCGATGCTGGTCGCGGCGGCTTCGCGCACGTCGGCGGACATCGCGGCGAACGTCTCCCGCAGCTCCTGCTCGCCGTTTCCGGCCAGCTTCAGCGCACCGTCCGTGAGGATCTTGTAGACGGCCGTGCAGACGTAGGCGGGCTGGCCCACCGAGGCGGACGGCGCCGGGGCCACGCTGAACGGCACCGGGATCGCGCTGGGTGAGACGTCCAGCTCGCAGGCGCTGAGGGAGATCAAGGCCGCGATCATGGCGGTGGGCACGGCGGTGCGGCGACGCTGCGGCACGACATTCCCCTTCATCGATTGACCTCGTACGGCCGGAGCATACTGCTCGTACCGTCAAGCGCACCCCGGGTCCGCCACCTTTGCCGGGGCAGGCAGTTAGCCCCCAACGTGGCCTATAAGCTGAAAAAAGGTAAATCGGTGGTCCGGCGGGCCATGATCACTGTCGTCGCGACCG comes from the Actinoplanes sp. OR16 genome and includes:
- a CDS encoding LLM class F420-dependent oxidoreductase, which produces MIDRPVRIGLQLQPQHMDYATIRRVASEAEELGADVLFNWDHFFPLYGEPDGLHFECWTMLAAWAESTSRVEIGALVTCNSYRNPELLADMARTVDHISDGRLILGIGSGWFERDYTEYGYEFGTAGGRLDDLATALPRIESRWGKLNPPPTRDIPVLIGGGGEKKTLRLVAKHADIWHSFADAETLPRKLGILREHCAAVGRDPAEIEVSVEVGGADDPSATGPKFRELGASLFTVGSNSTDLSRLREWIAWRDEVNA